Proteins encoded within one genomic window of Brassica rapa cultivar Chiifu-401-42 chromosome A09, CAAS_Brap_v3.01, whole genome shotgun sequence:
- the LOC103843095 gene encoding WD repeat-containing protein LWD1, translating to MGTSSDPIQDGSDEQQKRSEIYTYEAPWQIYAMNWSVRRDKKYRLAITSLLEQYPNRVEIVQLDESNGEIRSDPNLAFEHPYPPTKTIFIPDKECQRPDLLATSSDFLRLWRIADDHSRVELKSCLNSNKNSEFCGPLTSFDWNEAEPRRIGTSSTDTTCTIWDIDREAVDTQLIAHDKEVLDIAWGGVGVFASVSADGSVRVFDLRDKEHSTIIYESSEPDTPLVRLGWNKQDPRYMATIIMDSAKVVVLDIRFPALPVVELQRHQASVNAIAWAPHSSSHICTAGDDSQALIWDISSMGQQVEGGLDPILAYTAGAEIEQLQWSSSQPDWVAIAFSTKLQILRV from the coding sequence ATGGGAACGAGCAGCGACCCGATCCAAGACGGTTCCGATGAGCAGCAGAAACGATCAGAGATCTACACCTACGAAGCACCATGGCAGATCTACGCAATGAACTGGAGCGTCCGCCGCGACAAAAAGTACCGTCTCGCCATCACCAGCCTCCTCGAGCAGTACCCGAACCGAGTCGAGATCGTCCAGCTCGACGAATCCAACGGCGAGATCCGCTCCGATCCCAACCTCGCCTTCGAGCATCCTTACCCTCCCACAAAGACCATCTTCATCCCGGATAAGGAGTGCCAGCGCCCCGATCTCCTCGCCACCTCCAGCGACTTCCTCCGTCTCTGGCGAATCGCCGACGATCACTCCCGCGTCGAGCTCAAGTCGTGCCTCAACAGCAACAAGAACAGCGAGTTCTGCGGACCGTTAACCTCCTTCGACTGGAACGAAGCTGAGCCGAGACGGATCGGGACTTCGAGCACCGATACGACGTGCACGATCTGGGACATTGATCGCGAGGCGGTTGATACTCAGCTTATAGCTCACGATAAGGAAGTGTTGGACATTGCTTGGGGTGGAGTTGGTGTGTTCGCGTCGGTCTCGGCTGATGGATCTGTGAGAGTTTTCGATCTTCGTGATAAGGAGCATTCGACGATTATCTACGAGAGCTCTGAGCCTGATACTCCTTTGGTTCGTCTCGGTTGGAACAAGCAGGATCCTAGGTACATGGCGACTATCATCATGGACAGTGCTAAGGTTGTTGTGCTCGACATTCGTTTCCCAGCGCTTCCCGTTGTGGAGCTTCAGAGGCATCAGGCTAGTGTTAATGCTATCGCTTGGGCTCCTCATAGCTCGTCTCATATCTGTACCGCGGGGGATGATTCTCAGGCTTTGATTTGGGATATTTCGTCGATGGGGCAGCAGGTTGAAGGTGGGCTTGATCCGATTCTTGCGTACACTGCTGGTGCTGAGATTGAGCAGCTTCAGTGGTCGTCTTCTCAGCCTGATTGGGTTGCTATCGCTTTCTCGACGAAGCTGCAGATTCTCAGggtttga
- the LOC103843097 gene encoding glyceraldehyde-3-phosphate dehydrogenase GAPA2, chloroplastic isoform X1, with protein MASATFSVTKPSLQGFSEFSGLRNSSALPFGKKSSSDEFVSFVSFQTSAMGSNGGYRKGVTEAKLKVAINGFGRIGRNFLRCWHGRKDSPLDVIAINDTGGVKQASHLLKYDSTLGIFDADVKPSGDSALSVDGKIIKIVSDRNPSNLPWGELGIDLVIEGTGVFVDREGAGKHIQAGAKKVLITAPGKGDIPTYVCGVNAELYSHEDTIISNASCTTNCLAPFVKVLDQKFGIIKGTMTTTHSYTGDQRLLDASHRDLRRARAAALNIVPTSTGAAKAVALVLPNLKGKLNGIALRVPTPNVSVVDLVVQVSKKTFAEEVNAAFRDAAANELKGILDVCDEPLVSVDFRCSDVSSTIDSSLTMVMGDDMVKVIAWYDNEWGYSQRVVDLADIVANNWK; from the exons ATGGCTTCGGCTACTTTCTCTGTCACCAAACCATCTCTTCAG GGCTTCTCTGAGTTCTCAGGACTTCGAAACTCCTCTGCTCTTCCCTTCGGCAAGAAGTCTTCCTCCGATGAGTTTGTTTCCTTTGTCAGTTTCCAGACTTCTGCA ATGGGAAGCAATGGTGGATACAGGAAAGGAGTGACCGAGGCCAAGCTAAAGGTAGCCATCAATGGATTCGGTAGGATCGGCAGGAACTTCTTGAGATGCTGGCATGGTCGTAAAGACTCTCCTCTTGATGTCATTGCCATCAACGACACTGGTGGTGTCAAACAAGCATCCCATCTCCTCAAATACGACTCAACCCTTGGAATCTTTGATGCTGACGTCAAGCCTTCAGGAGACTCTGCTCTCTCTGTTGATGGAAAGATCATCAAGATCGTATCTGATCGTAACCCATCTAATCTCCCCTGGGG GGAACTAGGTATTGACCTTGTGATCGAAGGAACCGGAGTGTTTGTGGACAGAGAAGGTGCTGGAAAGCACATTCAAGCTGGAGCCAAGAAGGTTCTTATTACTGCACCTGGTAAAGGAGATATCCCAACTTATGTTTGTGGTGTCAATGCTGAACTATACAGCCATGAAGATACCATCATCAGCAACGCCTCTTGTACTACTAACTGCCTCGCTCCATTCGTCAAGGTTCTTGACCAGAAATTCG GGATCATCAAGGGCACAATGACAACCACTCACTCATACACTGGTGACCAGAGGCTTCTAGATGCAAGCCACCGTGATCTAAGGAGAGCAAGAGCAGCTGCTTTAAACATCGTTCCAACATCAACAGGAGCAGCCAAGGCCGTGGCCCTCGTGCTCCCTAACCTCAAAGGAAAGCTCAACGGCATCGCATTGCGTGTGCCAACTCCCAACGTCTCGGTGGTTGACTTAGTTGTGCAAGTCTCCAAGAAGACTTTTGCTGAGGAAGTCAACGCTGCTTTCAGGGATGCAGCTGCGAACGAGCTTAAAGGTATACTCGATGTCTGCGATGAGCCTCTTGTCTCTGTTGACTTCAGGTGCTCTGATGTGTCTTCCACCATTGATTCTTCTCTAACGATGGTTATGGGAGATGATATGGTTAAAGTGATTGCTTGGTATGATAATGAATGGGGCTACTCTCAGAGAGTTGTTGATTTGGCTGACATTGTTGCCAATAACTGGAAGTGA
- the LOC103843097 gene encoding glyceraldehyde-3-phosphate dehydrogenase A, chloroplastic isoform X2 gives MVVKTLLLMSLPSTTLVVSNKHPISSNTTQPLESLMLTSSLQETLLSLLMERSSRSYLIVTHLISPGGKELGIDLVIEGTGVFVDREGAGKHIQAGAKKVLITAPGKGDIPTYVCGVNAELYSHEDTIISNASCTTNCLAPFVKVLDQKFGIIKGTMTTTHSYTGDQRLLDASHRDLRRARAAALNIVPTSTGAAKAVALVLPNLKGKLNGIALRVPTPNVSVVDLVVQVSKKTFAEEVNAAFRDAAANELKGILDVCDEPLVSVDFRCSDVSSTIDSSLTMVMGDDMVKVIAWYDNEWGYSQRVVDLADIVANNWK, from the exons ATGGTCGTAAAGACTCTCCTCTTGATGTCATTGCCATCAACGACACTGGTGGTGTCAAACAAGCATCCCATCTCCTCAAATACGACTCAACCCTTGGAATCTTTGATGCTGACGTCAAGCCTTCAGGAGACTCTGCTCTCTCTGTTGATGGAAAGATCATCAAGATCGTATCTGATCGTAACCCATCTAATCTCCCCTGGGGGTAA GGAACTAGGTATTGACCTTGTGATCGAAGGAACCGGAGTGTTTGTGGACAGAGAAGGTGCTGGAAAGCACATTCAAGCTGGAGCCAAGAAGGTTCTTATTACTGCACCTGGTAAAGGAGATATCCCAACTTATGTTTGTGGTGTCAATGCTGAACTATACAGCCATGAAGATACCATCATCAGCAACGCCTCTTGTACTACTAACTGCCTCGCTCCATTCGTCAAGGTTCTTGACCAGAAATTCG GGATCATCAAGGGCACAATGACAACCACTCACTCATACACTGGTGACCAGAGGCTTCTAGATGCAAGCCACCGTGATCTAAGGAGAGCAAGAGCAGCTGCTTTAAACATCGTTCCAACATCAACAGGAGCAGCCAAGGCCGTGGCCCTCGTGCTCCCTAACCTCAAAGGAAAGCTCAACGGCATCGCATTGCGTGTGCCAACTCCCAACGTCTCGGTGGTTGACTTAGTTGTGCAAGTCTCCAAGAAGACTTTTGCTGAGGAAGTCAACGCTGCTTTCAGGGATGCAGCTGCGAACGAGCTTAAAGGTATACTCGATGTCTGCGATGAGCCTCTTGTCTCTGTTGACTTCAGGTGCTCTGATGTGTCTTCCACCATTGATTCTTCTCTAACGATGGTTATGGGAGATGATATGGTTAAAGTGATTGCTTGGTATGATAATGAATGGGGCTACTCTCAGAGAGTTGTTGATTTGGCTGACATTGTTGCCAATAACTGGAAGTGA